The region GACCGCCTATCTTAAACCCTTAGAAAAAAATTACGGTAACCTGAAAGTGATAGAGGGAGATGCATTGAAGGTTGAGTTGCCAGCATTTACGAAAATTGTTTCAAATCTCCCCTACAGAATTTCTTCAGAAATCACATTCAAGATTCTCGAGTACAAATTCCAAAGGGGCGTGTTAATGTATCAGCGAGAATTTGCGGAGCGGATGTGTGCTGTGGCTGGTGAGCCAAGTTACGGGCGACTATCCGTTAATGTTTACTGTAAGGCGGATTGCGAAATTCTGGAAATTGTGCCCAGAGGTGCATTTTACCCTGTACCGAAGGTAGAGTCAGCCATTGTTCAGTTGACTCCGAGAAACAAGCCACCATTCAAGATTGCAAACACTGAAATTTTCGCACGCCTTGTGGATGTGGCTTTCCAGCACCGAAGAAAAAAAATTGGCACAATTCTTGCCAAGCACTGGAAAAATGAAGATGAGGTGCTGATTGAATTTTTAAGAGCAAAAAACTACTATAACAAAAGACCAGAAGAACTTTCTCCAGAGGACTTTGGGGAGATTGCGAATTGGATTGCAGGGAGGAGAGAGAAGAAGAAATAGGTGAATTACCGCTTGCACACCTTCATAAAATTTCTGAAAATTTGCTCGCCGTACTGTGTGTGCTCAACCTCAGGGTGAAACTGGACGCCGAATATGGGTCTCTCCCTGTGTTTCATCGCCTCTACCTTGCAATTCTCAGAGTGGGCGACAATCTCCAGGACTTCGGGTACCACTTGCACCTCATCATTGTGCGACTCCCAGGCGATAAATTTCTCAGGAATGCCATCAAAAAGTTCTGAGTGTTTATCAACTGTGACTTCAACCTTTCCGTAGGCAGGCACTTTCGCTGGCCCTGCACTTCCACCAAAGTGAATTGCGATGTACTGGTGTCCCACACAAATTCCCAGAATTGGAATTGACAGTTTCTGGAGATAATCTCCCACATTTCCAAGCTTCTGCATCTCACTTCCAATTCTCGGTGCACCACCAGAGAGCACTAGACCATCTGCATCTGCAATCTTCTCTGTCTCTGTAGTGTTTGGTACAATTTTGGTGTCTGCACCAATGTATTTCAGCACCCTCCATTCTCTGTGGGTCCACTGACCTCCATTGTCTATCACATAAATTTTCATTTTTTCAAGCCCTCCTTGAGTTCCTGGAGTTCCTTCTCAATTTTTTCAGTTCTAGCTGAAATTTTATGGACTTCATCAGCCACCTTTAAAATCTCCTCCTCATAAGGTGTGAACCCTCTAGATGTGAACACTCTGTATGCTATGAAAACACCCACAAAAAGTGCACCAACCACTGCAAGAATTGCAATCATTGTGATGCCGAAGACAAAGCCCCATGGATTGTTTATTATACGATCAAGCCGCACGATGCCTGCAAGTTGCCCTATCTCAAGTATAATCAGAAATATCATCAGGCCGAGCCATATCAATGTCAATCTGTTGATTTTCATTTTTACCACCGTCTCTCCATTGCCAGAGGAAAAGGAAATTCTTCTGAACGCATTTCCTGACTTGTGCCATCTCTCGTTCGCTCTATGGTTATGGTGTCAATGGTCTCTTTAAATGCAAGACGAATTATAATTTCTCCATCATAAATTGCATTAGCATCCAGCATTACTGTAACATTTAGTTTGAAAGCGAGCCAGGTAGTGTTGACAAGGCCCGCACAGGTGTTGTTGAACACAGTTTCTACGGTCTCATTTGTGGTGAGGTTTGTCAGGTTCATATAGATTGACTTAAAGCGGACATTTGTTGCAATGCTGTAAACATACACCCGAAACTCTTTTGAGGTGTTCAGATAATCAATCACCATGGAAGGATTTTCGTAGAAGATTACTGGTGGTTCTGGTGTAAAAAAGAAAGGTGTGAACACTACTACAGATAGCATGAGGAGCAAACTTCCAGCCATCAGTACATTTTGATGCATTCAAGGGGATATTGGGGGAGAGGTACTTAAAATCTACGGATGGCTTTGCGTTAAATTTATATCTTTCAGCACTATGGCACGCTTGGTGCGTCCATGCAAACAAAATGGTATGCTGTAATTGCGGTTGTACTGTTGGTTGCTGCAGCCGCAGGTGGCTACTACTGGTACACCACGCAACAGAAAACTGAGGAAAAGAAAGAAGTTTATGTGGAGCCAGAAGACAAAGTAGCGGTGGATTACATAGGCAGGTTTGTGGATTTGAGCGTTTTCGACACCTCCATGTACTCTGTGGCAATAGACAATGTGAGTTATCCCAAATCCCCTGCCTTCAACATGCGAGAGCCAAGTGCGTATGTGCCTCTAAAAGTGAAAGTAGGCACTTCCACAGAAGGAGAATACATTACCGTGATTGAGGGATTCAGGGAGGCATTAATTGGAATGAAGGTAGGAGACACAAGGACTGCAATTATTCCCCCTGAAAAGGGCTACGGGTTCAAGGATGCATCACTCGTGGTTGAAAAGCCATTGATTGAAACCATTCCCGTGAGATATGAATGGAATGAGTCAAAGTTTACTGACTACTACGGTAAATCGCCAATGGATGGTCTCGTTATAAAAGACCCGAAGTGGGGCTGGAATGTGACGGTGTTTGCTGCCTATGAAAACAAAGTAGTGTTCCACTTCACGCCAAATGTAGGCGAAATCGTTAGTCCATTTGGCTGGGAGATTAAGGTGTTGAGCATAGACAGTACAGCAAACAATGGCAATGGAGAAATAAAAATCCAGCATCTGATAAAGCCCTCGCAGGTAAACAGAATTCATGCAAAGGACTTCCAATACAGGGATTTCTACCTCATCGGACTTAACCCTGAAAAAGGCACCTTCACAATTGACTACAACGAACAGGTTAGAGGGAACACGCTGATATTTACTATCACAGTGCTGAACATCACGAAGAATGCATGAACCAAAATGAAAGATATGCAAGGCACATAATTCTTAGGGAGATTGGAAAGGAAGGGCAGGAGAAGCTTAGCAAGGTATCCGTTGCAGTTGTTGGTGCAGGTGCGCTTGGCAATGCGTGTGCGAATCTGCTGGCAAGAGCAGGTTTTGGAAAAATAAGAATCATAGACAGGGATTTGGTTGAGACCACAAATCTCCAGCGTCAGATTCTCTACACTGAGAAGGATGTAGGCAAGGCAAAGGCAGAGGTGCTTGCCAAACATCTCATGAGAATTAACAGTGAAATCAAAGTAGAGGGAGTTGTCGGCGATTTCAATTCCAGCAATGGAGAGAGTTTACTTGAGGGGATGGATGTAGTCATGGATTGCACGGATAATCTCGCCACTCGATTTTTGCTCAACGACATCTGTGTCAAGCACAGCATCCCTTGGATTTATGCAGGAGTGCTTGGAACATCTGGTATGACCTACAATGTGGTTCCAGGTGGTCCCTGCTTCCGCTGCATTTTTCCAGCAATGCCCAGGACACCTTTACCAACCTGCGAAACTGCAGGAATTTTAAACACTGTGCCTGTGTTATTTGGTTGTATCCAGGTAACTGAAGCCATGAAGATTGTGCTTGATAAAGAACAAAGGAAAACTCTTGCGTTTGTTGACCTCTGGAATTTTGAAATTCAGGAAATTGAGGTGAGCCAGAATCCTGAATGTAAAACATGCAAAAAGCATGAGTTTGAGTTTCTGGATAACAAGTCCGAACAGATCGTGCGGCTCTGTGGCTCCAGTTCCGTGTATTTTCTACCAGGGCAGAAAAAGAGAATGAACATGAGAGAGATGAAGGAGAAGCTGGAGAAGGTGGGGGAGGTGAAGCAGGTTGGCAGAATTCTCAAGGTAAAGGTGGAGGGCTGGGCAATCACACTGTTCCCAGATGGTGGTGCTATTATAAATGGTACGGACTCAATTGAGGTTGCGAAAAGTGTTTATGCAAAGTATATTGGTATGTGATCAGTTTTAAGATTACACACTCTAACCAATCTTACACATCTCTTTTATTAAATTGCCATATGCCAATAACTAGTGGTAGAACAGTCCATATAATCTGGGCAAGCAGAACTGCAGGCAGTGACATGTATGCCGGCGGTTCCAGGGCATGGCCAAATGCCTTTTTTACATCAAATGCGCGCAGCACTCCTGTCTGTGTCAAATCAGCAGGACTCAAAAACATGCTGTACCACATCCATGCAGGAACCTCGCCTTGGCCCGTGGCTAAAGCCATGAAATCTCCACCTGTAGCAAGGAATACGCCAAAAACTACAGTGCCGTAGATTGAGGACCAGAAAAAAATGAGAATGCCTAAGCCAAGCGAAGTACTTCGCCTGCTGCATAGCGTCGAAAAGAAGACAGCTAAGCTAAGATAAACTAAGCCAAGCATTATTGTCAGCAGAATGAAAAGAAGGTAACTCCCAATTTTGGTTGCACCCGCTGCAGCAACAATTAAAACACCTGCAATGCCAAAACCAGCAACAGTTGCAACGACAATTACCATACTCAGACCTGCAAACTTCCCCAACAAAACCTCTGTTCTGGTTATTGGATAAGAGAGGAGAAGCGGAAGCGATCCATTCTCCACTTCTCCTGAAATCGTCGCATAGCCGAGCATTATTGAAATTATTGGCACAAGGATTACTGCAATGCCCAGAAGCACAGTTACCGTCTCCTCTATTCCACCAATAGAACCCTTACCGCCAAATACTGAGGCAACCATGGTTAGCACAACGAAAATCAGGATCATTGCGATAATCCACTTGTTACGGAAATTGTCCACAAATTCTTTCTTCGCAACCACATAAATTTTCTGCAGATTCATTTTTTCCCTCCGCTCTCGCTAGCAATAAATCGAAGCTCTCTTCCAAAGAAGGCTCACTTGTCCTGAAATCTAGAATCCTTAGCCCTTTTTCTTCAAGTGTCTTCATAACCGTAGCCCTGGAGGAATAATCACAGAGCACGGTAAGCCATTCATCACTTGCGGTTGCCTCTACTCCTTCCATTCCTTTTAGTTCATCTGGAATATTACCTCTCAGCCCCTCAATCCGAATCTCAAGCTTTGGCTTCAAATTGAGTTCTTTATGCAATTCTAGTACTGTGCCCTCAAAAACCAGTTTTCCCCTGTGAATGATACCCACTCTATCACAGATGTCCTCGACTTCTGCGAGAATGTGCGATGAGAAAATTATTGTAGCTCCAGCCTTATTAAGAGTTTTGAGCTTATCCTTGAAATATTTTCGCCATCTTGCATCAAGACCGCTCATCGGCTCGTCTAAGACATAGAGTGAAGGATTCCCAAGCATTGTCTGAGCAATCCCTACAAGCTGGATCATCCCCTTTGAGAAGCTCCCAACTCTCCTTTTCGCTGCTTCCTGAAGCCCTATTTCCTTCAAGATTTGTTTGATCTCTTTTTTGTCCACATTTTTTAGTTCAGCGAAGAACTCAAGGGTCTGGATAGCATTGAGATTGTCATAAAATGAAACTTTCTCTGGCAGAAATCCGATGTTTCTTCTTGTCTCTGCGTCCAATTTCTTTCCCTCAACGAACACTTCTCCTGCAGTTGGTTTGGCAAGCCCCATGATTATTTTCAAAGTGGTTGTCTTTCCAGCACCATTAGGCCCTAGAAAGCCATAAATCTCACCTTTTTTCACTTTCATGTTCAAGCCATGGACAGCCACTACCTCCTTATACTTCTTTGTTAGATTTTTTACTTCAATTGCCGGAACATCATGTGAATTTTTTGGTGGCAACTCTCTCACCTTCTTGTTGCATTCTCATAATTTACCAAGATTTCAGAAAGTACGGTCCAAACCGTAAGAGTATGGTCTGAGATTGAAACAACATCATCTGCATTGGCATACACATTGCTCAGAAAATCACCTTCTGGAAAGCCACCAATAACGCAAAGTAAGTTATTTTGCTTAAACTCTGTAAAGTATTTATCCAAAGATACAGGCTTTCCTGTTGGTGAAAACACAATAGTTCTATCATGTGGGATGTAGTTAAGACATTTTTCGAAGGAATACTCAGACATCAATTTTAGGAGTGGCATTTCTTTGCTTGGTACAACTCCATTGTTAAAAAGTGATTCCATGAGCCCTACAAACCTTGGATAGTTTTTGGGGAGACGAGTGAGAGGATCAACTAAAATTAACTCATTGTTTCTTGTGTGTACATAAACCCTCAATTCGCCCCTCATATTTAGAATTGAATCAAGGGCTAAAAGCAGGAAGAAATGCACAATATCTGGCCTTCCTCTCCTATCTCCCATTTCTATCTCTTTCATCGCAGTGTGATGTAAATTCGTGTCCAGTAAAACTCTCGTGGTTTTTTTACCTCTCTTCTTCGCATTTACAACCACTGACGGATGGGACGCAATAGATTCAGGCACAAGCTCAAGCTCTGCATCGGCAAGAAGCACATGGAGCATTATATCCTCCCTGCCACTCCTCTGCCTGCAATTATGCCAGTAGCGGCAGCACCTACTATTCCTCTTGAGAGCCCTACGCCATCTCCGCAGGCGAATAGATTTGTAATTGAGGTTTCTAGATTTTCATTCACATCTAAAATCATAGCATAAAACTTAATTTCAGGTGCATAGAGAAGCGTAGAATCTGTAGCCACACCTGGTATAATCTGGTTTAACTTCTCAAGTCCTTCAAGGATGTTCTGGACTATTCTTGAGGGCAAAGCCATTGAAATATCCCCTGGTGTTACATCAGATAGTGTACCTTTCAGAGGATTTTTCGCTAATCTTGGGAATGTAGAGCGTCTTCCAGCCATCAAGTCACCCAATCGCTGCACAATTGGTTTTCCACCGCCAATTGTGGTTGCAAGTTCAGCGATTGAACGACCATAGGCAGTAGTGTTCTCTAGAGGTTCTGTCAACTCAACTCTAACCAAAAATGCAAAATTTGTGTTCTCAGAATTTCTTGTTTTCATTGAATGCCCATTAACACCGATGAATTCTCCATAATTTTCCTTTACCACAAATCCTCTGTGGTTAGTGCAGAATGTCCGCACAAAATCGTCATATCTGTTTGTGAATATGTGAAATTTCGGGTCTCTGTTGATTTTTATCACTGGTTCCATCACAATTGCAGGTACCTCCACGCGCACACCAATGTCAATTGGTCCGTGTCTCGCCTTTATCTTATGCCTCTCGATAAGTTCTTGCATCCAGCCCATACCAACACGGCCTGGTGCAATTACAACTGCGTTTGCCTCAACTACTTTTCCATCACCTAAAATCACACCATTGCATCTTTCGTTATCAACCAAAATGTCCTCAACCCTTGTTCTTGTGAGAATTTTGAGCCCCTGAGCAAGTAACTCCTCACACATCCCAGCAATTACAGATGGTGCGTGATCACTCCCAATATGTCTCTGTGGTATAGGGATAAATCTTGCTCCCACTGCAGCGGCCCTTCTTGCTAACGAATCAGCATTTTCTTCATCTGGATGATAAAGTGTAGAGTTAGGCGCATGCTTAGCAAAGAACTCATCCACCTCTTTTACGAGTGCCCATGCCTTCTCTTCATTTCCACAAAGGGCAGTAATATCACCACCAATATCTGGCCTGAGGTTTAAAATTCCGTCAGAAAATGTGCCAGCACCACCAACGCCAGCCATTATATTACATGGAGTGCACCTCAGACATTCAGATCCAAGTTCCATTGGGCATGCTCTATTTTCCACTTCCATACCTTCATCAATCACAAGCACTTGCTTTCCCTCCTTTAGAATCTCCCTTGCAGCGAAAATTCCTGCAGGACCCGCACCTACAACCACTGCATCGTATTTCATGATGCCTCACTTAATGATTCCATAACCAATCAAGCGCCAGGTGGTGCCCACTTTCCTGCTCACAGCCACTCGATCACCTGCTTCACAACACACAGGCACTTTCAGATTTGCTTCTACGATATCCTCTCTCGTGCTTGTAATCAGTGCGCTAGTTTTCGCAGTGCCAATGTTCAGCATAAGCGTTTCAGAGGTCTTCAACTTCTCAACCTTAAGTTCTGAGGCCGTGCCTACAACTCGTTCAAGCAGATGTACTTCCATGAGCAACTTCTGCTTCATCTCTGGGAGTGTGCCTGGTTTTCCAAGTACTTTGCCAGAAAGCGAATCAGAACGCGTCAAAGCAGGGTCAAGCATTGTCCCTACTGCTATCAACCCTCCAGGCTTTGCTTCGTTTAGCGGAAGGTCTCCAGCGTAGAGAGAACACACTTTAGATACAATGTTGTTGTAAACCTTTTGGTTTCCAACGATTTCGAGGTTACCTGGTGCAATCTCAACTTCATCTCCAATAGAAAGTTTTCCCTGCAGAATTGTACCTCCTACTACACCACCTACTAGTTTGTCGGGTGGTGTGCCAGGCATATTCACATCAAATGAGCGTGCCACATACATTCTAGCCGGCTTTGTGCCATCAAATTTGGGTGTAGGAATATACTTTTGAATTGCATAAATAAGGGCTTCTAGATTTATTCCATGATGTGCAGACACAGGAATTATTGGGGCATTCTCTGCAAATGAGCCCTTCAGGAAATTTTTGATTTCGTTATAACTTTCTTTTGCTCTCTCTTTACTTACTAGGTCTATTTTTGTCTGAGCAACAACAACATTTTTAACATTTGCAATTTGCAGCGCAATGAGATGCTCCTTTGTTTGTGGCTGTGGGCACTTCTCATCAGCTGAGATTATAAGCAATGCTCCATCCATTATTGCTGCACCTGAAAGCACAGTCGCCATCAAACTTTCATGCCCAGGTGCATCTACAAATGAAACTGCACGCAAAAACTTTGTTTGACCATTGCATCTCGGACAGGTTGGAGAGTTTGTATAACCATCAAGTCCACTACAATTTGGACATTGGTAAAATTCAGTATCCGCATAACCTAGCCGGATTGTAATTCCTCTCTTTCTCTCCTCTGAGAGTCGGTCTGTGCGTTCCTTTGTAAGTGCATAGGTAAGAGTGGTTTTGCCATGGTCTACATGACCCACAATTCCTACATTTAGTTCTGGCTGTACATGAACTTTCATCTAATATACCTCACTTCTTGGGTTTGTCTTCCTTCTTTTCTTTTTCTGCCTCATACCTTTTCTTTGCCTCTTCCAATAAATTTTCGACAGGATGTGGACCTTTAGCTATAATCTTGAGATTTATTTGCGCTGTTTCTGGTGAGATTGTGTTTCCTCTCACAGACACCTTTTTCCTGAGTCCCTTCTTTTTGGGATGAAAACCTGTGCTTTCGCTCAACAGCACCTTGTATCTTTTTCCACCTGCAATGTCTTTCCGCATCGGGAAGCCAGCATTGTCCGAACCACCAGTGATTACAAGTTTGTATCCTGGAAGTCCAATAAATAGGCCATCCACTTCATCGCCAATCTTCTTTCCAATGAGCGAATTTGCGTAATTTCCCCAGACAGGGAATGTATAGGTTTTTCCTTCAGATGTGGCTACATTGGCTTTGAATTCCACCATGTTTTTCACCTTGTGAGATTGAAAACGCATTTATATTTAACCCTTTTCTTAGTCATGCTGTGCCTTGGTGTCTCCATAAACATGTTCAAATTCCATATTTTTTCAGCAATTTCTCATAAAGTTTGAATTCCTCGCTCATGGCAAACTCAGATATTTTCTCCTCAGGGAGATTACCAAGGAGTTCATCTAGCGTTTTAAGCACCCTTGCAATTTCCTCTTCACTTAGCTCTACCTCTTTCTCGAACTCTGGGATTATTGATAGCACACCTGCTGCAACTGCGAGTCCGAATTTCCTCTTAGAATAGAAGAAGGTATCGGAGCGTTCCATATGAATCCGCTTACCGGCCAAAAGTATGTTACCATCAAAAAAGCAAGCAAATGCATCTACCCTTTCTCTCCCAATGACTTCCAAATTTCCAAAGCTTAGAATTGAATAACCTTTTCGCTTAGCCCTTGCGATAACCGTGGCCAGAAAATTGCAAATTTCCTCTGTGCTGTAAATCTGGGTGCTTGTGGTTAGACAATCAAGTATTAGAACCCCCTTACCATCAAACCTCCTAAGAGCCCAGTCAATTGCCACACTTAGATAAACAATATCTCTGGAAACAACGATCTCTTTTTCTCTGTCCTCTGCTCCAGTAATTTTCTTTGTAGTGGATGAGAACCAATCCACAAATACAAAATTTTTCGCATCTAGAAGCTCAAGCTTTTTCTTGGTCTTCAAAGTCTCTGTAAACTCTTTTAATGTGGTCTCCCCAGCAACAAAAATACAGGGTTTTCCTGAAAAAATGGAATCGCTTACAGCTTGTTCAATCAGATATTGTTTAAGATGGGTATCACTGCAGAACAGGAGGGCATAATTCTCACTTACACCAGTAGGGAATAACAACTCAGAACCTGGAAGCCAGAATAGGTTCTTTCCACCAGACCAAGAAACATTGCATCTTTCTATGCCACTGGGTGTGCGAAGCACAACATCACTCTCTCTCACCCCGTAGTGCAATTCCACATCATCATCCGGTCTTTTCAAACTTGTGATTGTAAGTTTTCCATTGGCCATGTTGAGAAAATAATCAAAACTGTGCTTTATTGCGCCAACTACTTCTTCAAAAATTTCTGGCTTCTCTATGAGCACAAGAAGGGCAATACCTTTCTCTTCACAATAGGCACAGATATTTTCCAGCAGGGCAGTCGCAGTTTCCTTCTCATAAAGAAGAAGCACTGGTGTAAGGTGAAAGAAAAGCTTTTCAATCCCATCAATCTTTTTTAGAGTTGCAAAAAATTGGACAGGGTCAGATGGCATTATCAAAGTATCCTGTTTTTCTGCGGGAAGGCCAACACGGTCAGAATACCAGTCAATCATTTT is a window of Thermoplasmata archaeon DNA encoding:
- the rsmA gene encoding 16S rRNA (adenine(1518)-N(6)/adenine(1519)-N(6))-dimethyltransferase RsmA, whose translation is MEGRVRAKKALSQHFLKDKRVLERIVGYADLNKKDIVLEIGAGTGLLTQAICETGAEVIAVEKDQSLVTAYLKPLEKNYGNLKVIEGDALKVELPAFTKIVSNLPYRISSEITFKILEYKFQRGVLMYQREFAERMCAVAGEPSYGRLSVNVYCKADCEILEIVPRGAFYPVPKVESAIVQLTPRNKPPFKIANTEIFARLVDVAFQHRRKKIGTILAKHWKNEDEVLIEFLRAKNYYNKRPEELSPEDFGEIANWIAGRREKKK
- a CDS encoding GMP synthase subunit A, with product MKIYVIDNGGQWTHREWRVLKYIGADTKIVPNTTETEKIADADGLVLSGGAPRIGSEMQKLGNVGDYLQKLSIPILGICVGHQYIAIHFGGSAGPAKVPAYGKVEVTVDKHSELFDGIPEKFIAWESHNDEVQVVPEVLEIVAHSENCKVEAMKHRERPIFGVQFHPEVEHTQYGEQIFRNFMKVCKR
- a CDS encoding FKBP-type peptidyl-prolyl cis-trans isomerase, producing the protein MQTKWYAVIAVVLLVAAAAGGYYWYTTQQKTEEKKEVYVEPEDKVAVDYIGRFVDLSVFDTSMYSVAIDNVSYPKSPAFNMREPSAYVPLKVKVGTSTEGEYITVIEGFREALIGMKVGDTRTAIIPPEKGYGFKDASLVVEKPLIETIPVRYEWNESKFTDYYGKSPMDGLVIKDPKWGWNVTVFAAYENKVVFHFTPNVGEIVSPFGWEIKVLSIDSTANNGNGEIKIQHLIKPSQVNRIHAKDFQYRDFYLIGLNPEKGTFTIDYNEQVRGNTLIFTITVLNITKNA
- a CDS encoding ThiF family adenylyltransferase yields the protein MNQNERYARHIILREIGKEGQEKLSKVSVAVVGAGALGNACANLLARAGFGKIRIIDRDLVETTNLQRQILYTEKDVGKAKAEVLAKHLMRINSEIKVEGVVGDFNSSNGESLLEGMDVVMDCTDNLATRFLLNDICVKHSIPWIYAGVLGTSGMTYNVVPGGPCFRCIFPAMPRTPLPTCETAGILNTVPVLFGCIQVTEAMKIVLDKEQRKTLAFVDLWNFEIQEIEVSQNPECKTCKKHEFEFLDNKSEQIVRLCGSSSVYFLPGQKKRMNMREMKEKLEKVGEVKQVGRILKVKVEGWAITLFPDGGAIINGTDSIEVAKSVYAKYIGM
- a CDS encoding ABC transporter permease subunit, encoding MNLQKIYVVAKKEFVDNFRNKWIIAMILIFVVLTMVASVFGGKGSIGGIEETVTVLLGIAVILVPIISIMLGYATISGEVENGSLPLLLSYPITRTEVLLGKFAGLSMVIVVATVAGFGIAGVLIVAAAGATKIGSYLLFILLTIMLGLVYLSLAVFFSTLCSRRSTSLGLGILIFFWSSIYGTVVFGVFLATGGDFMALATGQGEVPAWMWYSMFLSPADLTQTGVLRAFDVKKAFGHALEPPAYMSLPAVLLAQIIWTVLPLVIGIWQFNKRDV
- a CDS encoding ABC transporter ATP-binding protein gives rise to the protein MPPKNSHDVPAIEVKNLTKKYKEVVAVHGLNMKVKKGEIYGFLGPNGAGKTTTLKIIMGLAKPTAGEVFVEGKKLDAETRRNIGFLPEKVSFYDNLNAIQTLEFFAELKNVDKKEIKQILKEIGLQEAAKRRVGSFSKGMIQLVGIAQTMLGNPSLYVLDEPMSGLDARWRKYFKDKLKTLNKAGATIIFSSHILAEVEDICDRVGIIHRGKLVFEGTVLELHKELNLKPKLEIRIEGLRGNIPDELKGMEGVEATASDEWLTVLCDYSSRATVMKTLEEKGLRILDFRTSEPSLEESFDLLLARAEGKNESAENLCGCEERICGQFP
- a CDS encoding 16S rRNA methyltransferase, translating into MLHVLLADAELELVPESIASHPSVVVNAKKRGKKTTRVLLDTNLHHTAMKEIEMGDRRGRPDIVHFFLLLALDSILNMRGELRVYVHTRNNELILVDPLTRLPKNYPRFVGLMESLFNNGVVPSKEMPLLKLMSEYSFEKCLNYIPHDRTIVFSPTGKPVSLDKYFTEFKQNNLLCVIGGFPEGDFLSNVYANADDVVSISDHTLTVWTVLSEILVNYENATRR
- a CDS encoding NAD(P)/FAD-dependent oxidoreductase; translation: MKYDAVVVGAGPAGIFAAREILKEGKQVLVIDEGMEVENRACPMELGSECLRCTPCNIMAGVGGAGTFSDGILNLRPDIGGDITALCGNEEKAWALVKEVDEFFAKHAPNSTLYHPDEENADSLARRAAAVGARFIPIPQRHIGSDHAPSVIAGMCEELLAQGLKILTRTRVEDILVDNERCNGVILGDGKVVEANAVVIAPGRVGMGWMQELIERHKIKARHGPIDIGVRVEVPAIVMEPVIKINRDPKFHIFTNRYDDFVRTFCTNHRGFVVKENYGEFIGVNGHSMKTRNSENTNFAFLVRVELTEPLENTTAYGRSIAELATTIGGGKPIVQRLGDLMAGRRSTFPRLAKNPLKGTLSDVTPGDISMALPSRIVQNILEGLEKLNQIIPGVATDSTLLYAPEIKFYAMILDVNENLETSITNLFACGDGVGLSRGIVGAAATGIIAGRGVAGRI
- a CDS encoding translation initiation factor IF-2 subunit gamma, with product MKVHVQPELNVGIVGHVDHGKTTLTYALTKERTDRLSEERKRGITIRLGYADTEFYQCPNCSGLDGYTNSPTCPRCNGQTKFLRAVSFVDAPGHESLMATVLSGAAIMDGALLIISADEKCPQPQTKEHLIALQIANVKNVVVAQTKIDLVSKERAKESYNEIKNFLKGSFAENAPIIPVSAHHGINLEALIYAIQKYIPTPKFDGTKPARMYVARSFDVNMPGTPPDKLVGGVVGGTILQGKLSIGDEVEIAPGNLEIVGNQKVYNNIVSKVCSLYAGDLPLNEAKPGGLIAVGTMLDPALTRSDSLSGKVLGKPGTLPEMKQKLLMEVHLLERVVGTASELKVEKLKTSETLMLNIGTAKTSALITSTREDIVEANLKVPVCCEAGDRVAVSRKVGTTWRLIGYGIIK
- a CDS encoding 30S ribosomal protein S6e; this translates as MVEFKANVATSEGKTYTFPVWGNYANSLIGKKIGDEVDGLFIGLPGYKLVITGGSDNAGFPMRKDIAGGKRYKVLLSESTGFHPKKKGLRKKVSVRGNTISPETAQINLKIIAKGPHPVENLLEEAKKRYEAEKEKKEDKPKK